The following DNA comes from Gammaproteobacteria bacterium CG11_big_fil_rev_8_21_14_0_20_46_22.
GGCGGGCGAAGGTGTGGATTACCTCAATAAGAACCCTGTGCATGCAAACTACATGAACATCAATTTACCTGCTGATGTGAGTGTGGCTGATGTCGAAGTGACCGCGTTTAAAAAGGCGCATGTGTACTTTTATCAGTGTAAAAAAATCAACCCTGAGAATCGATTGGGCCGTCAAAGCGGTGTAGAGATTAGTTAAAGTGATTTGGCGCGCCATGCCGATACGGGTCGGCTGGCCCGCTGCGTTTTTCATGGCTTTCAAGGGAGGGGTGGTGTGTCGCCTTATCTTAAAATGGTGTTGCTGTTAGTTTGCTCAAACACCTTTATGACCTTTGCGTGGTATGCGCACTTGAAAAATTTAGCTGGAAAACCTTTATTACTCGCTGTCGTCGTCAGCTGGGGGATTGCGTTTTTTGAATACATGTTTCAAGTGCCGGCTAATCGCATTGGGTTTGAGGTTGGGCACATGACCTTGGCTCAGTTAAAAATCACGCAAGAGGTTATTACTTTATCGGTGTTTGTGCCTTTTTCTGTGCTTTATATGAGACAGGGGTTGTCGCTTAATTATATTTGGGCTGCATTATGCTTGGCTGGTGCCGTTTATTTTATTTTCAAATAGGGAAGTTTGCATGCGCATTATTATTTCTTCGTGTTTTTTTCTGCTGAGTTCGCTCACTTTTGCTTCGACCCCTGCTCAAATTCATCAAAAAACTCAAGCCTTCATTCATCGCATCGCACCCTTGGCCATCAAAGCTGACAATGTTATCCTCGCTAATCGTAAGCGTTTATTGGATTATTATGCCTTGTATAAACAAGGTGAGCAGCTGGGTACGCCCCGTTGGGAGTGGATGGCCGGCCTGGCTAACTACTATGGCATGAAGTCACCTGATTTTACGAAAAAAACCACTTGGAAAACCTTGTTACGCCGCGTGAATGTCATTCCGCCTTCGCTTGTGATTGCGCAGGCCGCGATTGAATCGGCTTGGGGCACATCACGCTTTGCTAAAGAAGCGAATAATTATTTTGGTCAGCACTGCTTTAAAACCGGCTGCGGCTTAATGCCAAAGCGTCGCCCTAAAGGTGAAAGGTTTTTGGTGGAGAAATTTGATTCGCCGTATGCCTCAGTGCAGAGTTATATGCACAATTTAAACACTCATTATAACTATGACAAGTTTCGTGCTTTGCGTGAGAAACGCGTGCAAGAGGGTGAGCCCCTCACGGGCTATACGTTGGCTAAAGGTTTGGATACATATTCAGAGCTCGATGGCTACGTGAAATACGTGCGCCTGGTGATTAAAAAGCATCACCTGGCGCAGTATGATAAAGGGTTTTAGAATTGATAGCCGATGTCGAGCATGAAGTTTAATAGGTTTGTTTTCACTTTCGTCGTTACTGTGGATGAATGCGAGAGGGTTTTGCTTGAGAACCCGTAGTAGTTGACGTGCGCACCTGCATAAAAATGCTCGCTAAGTTTTTGAACCATGCCAAGTCCAATGTTGTAACCGACTTTTGTGTAATTGAGTGTGCCAAGTGAAACATTGTTTTCTTTGGCGGGCGCTTTCATTCTTAACCATTCTGGTCCAGCTTCGGCGTAGAAATAATGGGATGATGACGGTGCGAAACCGAGTCTGACTGTGCCGCCCCAAAGGTGTTGCGGCATAAAGTGATTGACCGTGGTTGAGCGGGAAACTGCATCGTTAGCGTTGTACTGATAGTTTAGCTGTAAGCCAGTCAGCCAATGTTGAGTCCATTGAAAGTTATAAGCTGCGAAAGCTTCGGCCGCC
Coding sequences within:
- a CDS encoding flagellar biosynthesis protein FlgJ, which gives rise to MRIIISSCFFLLSSLTFASTPAQIHQKTQAFIHRIAPLAIKADNVILANRKRLLDYYALYKQGEQLGTPRWEWMAGLANYYGMKSPDFTKKTTWKTLLRRVNVIPPSLVIAQAAIESAWGTSRFAKEANNYFGQHCFKTGCGLMPKRRPKGERFLVEKFDSPYASVQSYMHNLNTHYNYDKFRALREKRVQEGEPLTGYTLAKGLDTYSELDGYVKYVRLVIKKHHLAQYDKGF